The Lycium barbarum isolate Lr01 chromosome 9, ASM1917538v2, whole genome shotgun sequence genome has a segment encoding these proteins:
- the LOC132611473 gene encoding staphylococcal-like nuclease CAN2: MGNAIRLLYGHCCKPSADSDSLGHHGSAPGVSALAQDLYNFEITSQVPQGLTKHVVSSKKAQANWYKKLSDAWRETKPPPKTPEEASRLVIQTLKRHQKADVEGLLAFYGLPLPHSLVELTTDGAPPSHPHGLKFELHTLPVDAKAVADGDTVTVYVSATDPRESSCLPRDVQAAAVQRSKARAQKNYPKADELHKKIIDSGYRVIPVNHDEVLARKYRIRLRGIDAPESAMPYGKEAKEELTKVVQGKSLRVLVFDEDRYGRCVGDIYCNGIFAQEVMLKKGLAWHYTAYDKRPELEKWEKDARAKRIGLWAARNPEMPWEWRKQKRENQRS; encoded by the exons ATGGGTAACGCTATAAGATTGTTGTATGGTCATTGCTGCAAACCTTCAGCAGATTCTGACTCCCTTGGCCATCATGGCTCCGCGCCCGGTGTTTCAGCTCTAGCACAGGATCTCTACAACTTTGAAATCACCTCCCAG GTTCCTCAAGGACTGACTAAGCATGTTGTCTCATCCAAGAAGGCTCAAGCTAACTG GTATAAGAAACTTTCAGACGCATGGAGAGAAACAAAGCCTCCCCCTAAAACACCTGAAGAAGCTTCAAGGCTTGTTATCCAGACCTTGAAGAGACATCAGAAAGCAGATGTTGAG GGGTTACTGGCTTTCTATGGTCTTCCACTTCCTCACTCCCTAGTAGAACTAACTACTGATGGTGCTCCTCCATCACACCCACATGGACTCAAGTTTGAATTGCATACTCTCCCC GTTGATGCAAAGGCTGTGGCAGATGGAGATACGGTAACTGTATATGTTAGTGCAACAGATCCTAGAGAGTCATCGTGTCTCCCAAGAGACGTGCAAGCTGCGGCAGTTCAAAGATCAAAAGCACGGGCTCAGAAGAATTATCCGAAGGCAGATGAACTGCACAAAAAGATCATAGATTCAGGATACAG GGTGATACCAGTGAATCATGACGAAGTTCTTGCTCGAAAATATAGGATCAGATTAAG GGGAATAGATGCACCGGAAAGTGCAATGCCATATGGTAAAGAGGCCAAGGAAGAACTGACTAAAGTTGTTCAGGGTAAGAGTTTAAGGGTCTTAGTTTTTGACGAGGATCGTTATGGCCGCTGTGTAGGGGATATATACTGTAATGGCATATTTGCACAG GAAGTGATGCTGAAGAAGGGCTTGGCCTGGCACTATACCGCGTATGACAAGCGTCCAGAGTTAGAAAAG TGGGAGAAAGATGCTCGAGCAAAACGAATAGGCTTGTGGGCAGCCAGAAATCCTGAAATGCCATGGGAGTGGAGGAAACAGAAACGTGAAAATCAACGATCCTGA